A single Candoia aspera isolate rCanAsp1 chromosome 5, rCanAsp1.hap2, whole genome shotgun sequence DNA region contains:
- the LOC134498622 gene encoding LOW QUALITY PROTEIN: olfactory receptor 51V1-like (The sequence of the model RefSeq protein was modified relative to this genomic sequence to represent the inferred CDS: inserted 2 bases in 1 codon) — protein sequence MASVTPTNVSMAVFALGGFPGLETAHGWIGIPVFSAYLVAMLGNCTILYIIWVEPSLHRPMYQFLAMLAAADLGLCVVTVPTVLGVLWSRLRQITSQACVAQLYFLHSLPLMESAVLFAMAMDRFLAISSPLRYSELLSTTXVKQIGLALLMRSTLIIVPPFYFLAKFPYCPAARLSHSYCLHQDLIRLACSDTTFNNIYGLSMILLTMGCDLLFILISYSLILKAVLGMVSSGRSPLKALSTCVSHICAVLVFYIPVLGLSVVHRFGQHAPPLLHVLMGNVYILFPPLMNPLIYSIKTKEISSRLLRMLRNLWKI from the exons ATGGCATCAGTTACCCCTACAAATGTCAGCATGGCAGTGTTTGCCCTGGGCGGCTTTCCTGGACTGGAGACAGCTCATGGCTGGATTGGCATCCCTGTCTTCTCTGCCTATTTGGTTGCCATGCTGGGCAACTGCACCATCCTCTACATCATCTGGGTGGAGCCAAGCTTGCATCGGCCCATGTATCAGTTCTTGGCTATGCTGGCTGCCGCCGACCTGGGCCTCTGTGTTGTCACAGTACCCACAGTGCTGGGTGTCCTCTGGTCCCGACTAAGGCAGATCACCAGTCAAGCTTGCGTTGCCCAACTCTACTTCCTTCACTCCTTGCCTCTCATGGAGTCAGCTGTGCTCTTTGCCATGGCGATGGACCGCTTCCTGGCTATCAGCTCCCCACTGAGGTACTCTGAGCTGCTGAGCACCAC AGTCAAACAAATTGGCCTTGCCCTCCTTATGAGGAGCACACTTATCATAGTGCCCCCTTTTTATTTCCTTGCAAAGTTCCCCTACTGTCCAGCTGCGAGATTGTCCCACTCCTACTGTCTGCACCAGGACCTGATTCGCTTGGCTTGCAGTGACACCACCTTCAACAACATTTATGGCCTCAGCATGATCCTCCTCACCATGGGCTGCGACCTCCTCTTCATTCTGATTTCCTACAGCCTAATCCTGAAGGCAGTCCTGGGCATGGTCTCCAGTGGCCGCAGCCCTCTCAAGGCCCTGAGCACCTGTGTCTCGCACATCTGTGCTGTCCTGGTCTTCTACATCCCTGTGCTTGGCCTGTCTGTTGTGCACCGGTTTGGGCAGCATGCGCCTCCCCTCCTCCACGTCCTCATGGGCAATGTCTACATCCTCTTCCCGCCCCTTATGAATCCCCTAATTTACAGCATCAAAACAAAGGAGATCTCTAGCCGGCTCCTCCGAATGCTCAGGAACCTCTGGAAGATTTAG